The Sphaerotilus montanus genome includes a window with the following:
- a CDS encoding type II toxin-antitoxin system RelE/ParE family toxin, which produces MRKLRWGRDGRGKSGGVRVIYYVHSDAMPLYLLTMFAKNERANLTRAECNELAGLVDLLVQIWFER; this is translated from the coding sequence GTGCGCAAGCTGCGATGGGGACGCGACGGGCGCGGCAAAAGCGGGGGTGTGCGCGTCATCTACTACGTTCACAGCGACGCCATGCCGCTGTACCTGCTGACGATGTTCGCCAAGAACGAACGGGCGAACCTGACCCGGGCCGAATGCAACGAGTTGGCCGGCCTGGTTGATCTTCTGGTGCAAATCTGGTTTGAAAGGTAG